A window of the Chloroflexus sp. Y-396-1 genome harbors these coding sequences:
- a CDS encoding GAF domain-containing protein yields MTRTARRRQLIGDPQRQRDALRRQQERDQRILAALYAIGLVARHRPPLRTLFETVVRELHNIFDFDACYLAFCDERPELFKAALLYDEGLIEFLENREYGYLTGLIVRRREPILFRDLLTERDTSLPPVPFGNTAKQSRSWIGVPLMISESVVGVISLQSYQPDLYNHETLALLQQIANVIALALENVVLVEEQDRLSRELTEQLTARREELAALSTLAATLVDTRSFDDVLDQALAIAVTTLHFDAGNVRLLDETGTLLVLRACRGFSQEYIEQTRQIPLEMSPLREVVTLIQPRVIRRDWRSHYDPATFPLHLFPPFESTINLPLFVGRRVLGTLSLFGFTPRELTPHELALAQSVANQIAILVEHSRLTAERERQIAELRALREIGLAASTAQTTRELLQRAAFGLQNCIDLDAFSMVIYDPERHLITDGITLDDGQIYDFWINQPPPANSLTAHILRECEPLFLCDLPDEIRAFPDVEIVVIGAERIARSWMGWPLLDRDGRPIGVVSVQSYRSYAFTPRDMEFLGNIAAQLTLHVKNVTLHTQRTRQIAELQAINQIGTLVAASYDLNRILQETQRVVIDLTAASIFYLMLCDPDSRQIEYAIFVEHNHQLDHNLIGQRVPPASFSEWLLTNRRPLRFDDLLIEAQQVSAMGIQPYSIGAAHLMRSWIGVPILAHHEVAIGALVLQDERPYCYDDNTIDVLAQIASLISLAVQKVQLLTERERQARENAYLFQSAQAHALAAERQAARMGLVNRIAGLLAAHLDQQEILEIATRELVQLFWADHTGLVLFRDDKTGFVAAEYPPTGMVGMTIDLQQNPLVDVLRTTRRPQVILDIENDPRALSSRDRWRAMGLRSLVVVPLISRDRVFGSISFDSFGEPRSYDEAELELMMTVTTSVATAYENALLFAAEQEQRRTAETLREVSRVLSSSFDPNEVLQLVLAELRKVINYDTSTIMLLDGPILRIAAASGWPPDEIPLGRTLPVATSGAGQVVRERRPILLVAPPGQTIWPPGDMGERILTWLGVPLIAKGRVLGVLNIDAYRRHAFNDRDLEVALAFANHAALAIENAQLYQESVTRVEQEMAIARQIQLNLFPHELPACAGLRVAARCLPARETGGDFYDVIALGSRLGVIIGDVSGKSLPAAMLMAVARSTVRSEARNHEFPRLVLTETNRWLVDDVPRNTFVALGYALIDPIEQRLILANAGQLSPLLRHADGRTTFLETAGALPLGIQRDARYNQLELDLAPGDTLVFYTDGVVEAQNHQRELFGFERLEHLVRHWGYLPPEELLERVLSAVQTFSEGRSPHDDITLVVVQVDEQL; encoded by the coding sequence ATGACCCGTACAGCTCGTCGGCGTCAATTGATCGGCGATCCCCAGCGACAACGCGATGCGTTGCGTCGGCAACAAGAACGCGATCAGCGAATTTTGGCGGCATTGTATGCGATTGGTTTGGTAGCACGTCATCGACCACCGCTACGCACATTGTTTGAGACAGTTGTGCGTGAATTACATAATATTTTCGATTTTGATGCCTGTTATCTCGCTTTTTGTGATGAGCGACCAGAACTGTTCAAAGCCGCTTTACTCTACGATGAAGGTCTGATCGAGTTTCTTGAAAATCGCGAATATGGGTATCTGACCGGATTGATTGTTCGTCGCCGTGAGCCAATTCTCTTTCGCGATTTGTTGACCGAACGCGACACCAGTTTGCCACCGGTACCGTTTGGCAATACTGCTAAACAATCGCGCTCGTGGATCGGTGTACCACTGATGATCAGCGAATCGGTGGTTGGAGTCATCTCTCTGCAAAGCTACCAACCCGACCTGTACAATCACGAAACCCTTGCACTCCTTCAGCAAATAGCCAACGTGATTGCATTGGCACTCGAAAATGTGGTGCTGGTAGAAGAGCAAGATCGACTGAGTCGCGAGTTAACCGAACAGTTGACCGCACGCCGCGAAGAGTTAGCCGCATTAAGTACACTGGCTGCTACGCTGGTTGATACTCGTTCATTTGATGATGTGCTCGATCAGGCATTAGCAATTGCCGTTACGACACTCCATTTTGATGCCGGTAATGTGCGTCTCCTCGATGAAACCGGTACGTTGCTTGTTTTACGAGCCTGTCGAGGGTTCAGCCAGGAATATATCGAACAGACCCGCCAGATTCCGCTTGAGATGAGCCCTCTGCGGGAAGTGGTTACGCTGATCCAACCACGGGTGATTCGCCGGGATTGGCGGTCACACTACGATCCGGCAACGTTTCCACTCCATCTCTTCCCACCATTTGAGTCGACTATCAATTTACCGCTCTTTGTTGGGCGGCGGGTTCTCGGTACGTTAAGCCTGTTCGGCTTTACGCCACGCGAGCTGACACCCCACGAGCTGGCACTGGCCCAGTCGGTTGCTAACCAGATTGCCATCCTGGTCGAACATAGTCGCCTTACAGCGGAACGCGAGCGCCAGATTGCCGAACTGCGCGCCTTGCGTGAGATTGGTCTGGCTGCCTCAACGGCGCAAACGACTCGTGAGTTACTGCAACGAGCAGCCTTCGGTTTACAAAACTGTATTGATTTAGACGCCTTTTCAATGGTGATTTACGATCCAGAACGACATTTGATTACGGATGGTATCACCCTCGATGATGGACAAATCTACGATTTTTGGATTAACCAACCACCACCAGCAAACTCCCTCACTGCCCATATTCTGCGTGAGTGTGAACCGTTGTTTCTCTGCGACTTGCCCGACGAGATTCGAGCCTTTCCCGATGTAGAGATTGTTGTTATCGGTGCTGAACGGATCGCACGTTCCTGGATGGGTTGGCCGCTGCTTGATCGCGATGGACGACCGATTGGGGTCGTGTCGGTTCAAAGCTACCGTTCGTATGCCTTTACTCCGCGTGATATGGAGTTTCTCGGCAATATTGCCGCACAACTCACTTTGCATGTAAAAAATGTGACGTTGCATACACAGCGAACCCGACAAATCGCTGAGCTGCAAGCGATCAATCAGATTGGCACTCTGGTAGCAGCTTCGTATGATCTGAATCGCATCCTGCAAGAGACGCAACGGGTTGTGATCGATCTGACAGCAGCTTCCATCTTCTATCTCATGCTCTGTGATCCGGATTCACGTCAGATTGAATATGCGATCTTTGTTGAACACAATCATCAACTAGATCACAATCTGATCGGGCAGAGGGTACCACCAGCTTCCTTTTCTGAATGGCTTCTGACAAATCGCCGACCACTGCGCTTCGATGATCTCTTGATCGAAGCGCAGCAGGTGAGCGCAATGGGTATCCAACCGTATTCCATCGGGGCAGCACACCTGATGCGCTCATGGATCGGTGTGCCCATTCTTGCCCACCACGAAGTGGCTATTGGGGCATTAGTACTCCAGGATGAACGTCCATACTGTTATGACGACAACACTATCGATGTGCTGGCACAAATTGCTAGCTTGATCAGTCTAGCTGTACAGAAAGTACAACTGCTTACAGAGCGCGAACGGCAGGCACGTGAGAATGCCTATCTCTTTCAGTCTGCGCAGGCCCACGCACTCGCTGCTGAACGACAGGCAGCTCGGATGGGGCTAGTGAATCGGATTGCTGGCTTACTCGCAGCTCACCTGGATCAACAGGAAATCCTCGAAATCGCCACCCGCGAACTGGTACAACTCTTTTGGGCCGATCACACTGGTCTGGTGTTGTTTCGTGACGACAAAACCGGTTTTGTTGCCGCAGAATATCCACCTACCGGCATGGTTGGAATGACCATCGACCTTCAGCAGAACCCTCTCGTCGATGTGCTTCGCACAACACGCCGACCACAGGTCATTCTGGATATTGAAAACGATCCACGAGCATTGTCATCACGTGACCGCTGGCGTGCCATGGGATTGCGTTCGCTGGTGGTCGTACCGTTGATCAGTCGTGATCGGGTGTTTGGTTCGATCTCATTTGACAGTTTTGGTGAGCCGCGCTCTTATGATGAGGCTGAGTTAGAGTTAATGATGACGGTCACGACCTCAGTCGCAACGGCTTACGAAAACGCACTGCTCTTTGCCGCTGAACAAGAGCAACGGCGTACTGCCGAGACGCTCCGTGAGGTCTCCCGTGTGTTAAGTTCAAGTTTTGACCCCAACGAAGTGCTCCAGCTCGTATTGGCCGAGCTGCGCAAGGTCATAAACTACGATACATCAACAATTATGTTGCTGGATGGGCCGATCTTGCGGATTGCAGCGGCAAGTGGTTGGCCACCAGACGAAATTCCTTTGGGGCGTACCCTGCCGGTTGCTACGAGTGGCGCCGGTCAGGTTGTACGTGAACGACGACCGATCTTACTGGTCGCCCCGCCTGGGCAAACGATCTGGCCACCCGGTGATATGGGGGAACGTATTCTAACCTGGTTGGGTGTTCCATTGATTGCCAAGGGGCGAGTACTTGGAGTGTTGAACATCGATGCGTACCGGCGGCACGCCTTCAATGACCGTGACCTGGAAGTTGCCCTAGCCTTCGCCAACCACGCGGCACTAGCCATTGAGAATGCACAACTCTACCAGGAATCGGTGACGCGCGTCGAACAGGAAATGGCAATTGCCCGCCAGATTCAGCTCAACCTCTTTCCGCACGAGCTGCCAGCGTGTGCAGGATTGCGGGTGGCTGCACGGTGTTTACCCGCTCGTGAGACAGGGGGTGATTTCTACGATGTGATCGCGCTCGGTTCCCGACTAGGGGTCATTATCGGTGATGTGAGTGGCAAATCACTGCCGGCGGCAATGCTGATGGCGGTAGCCCGTTCAACTGTTCGTTCGGAAGCTCGTAATCATGAATTTCCCCGTCTGGTACTGACCGAGACGAATCGCTGGTTAGTCGATGATGTGCCACGGAATACCTTTGTTGCGCTTGGATATGCACTAATTGATCCGATTGAGCAGCGATTGATACTTGCTAACGCTGGTCAATTGTCGCCCCTGTTACGGCACGCCGATGGCCGCACGACTTTTCTGGAAACCGCTGGAGCTTTACCTCTGGGAATACAACGAGATGCACGTTACAATCAACTAGAACTCGATCTGGCGCCTGGTGATACACTGGTGTTCTACACCGATGGTGTCGTCGAAGCTCAAAATCATCAGCGCGAATTGTTTGGCTTTGAACGCCTTGAGCATCTGGTGCGTCACTGGGGGTATCTCCCGCCAGAAGAACTTCTCGAACGTGTGTTGTCAGCCGTGCAAACGTTCAGTGAGGGTCGCAGCCCTCACGACGATATAACGCTGGTGGTGGTACAGGTGGATGAACAGCTATAG
- a CDS encoding folate-binding protein YgfZ — MEDVISASYNAIYSTVAILDESDRGRLWMRGRDRAALLHRLSTNAIEPLQPGQGTLTVLTTPIGRMIDLLRVYVLPEALLLETGVGHGAAILRHLRKNIFFNDQVTVADAGAELGQIGVYGPQASQVLKTIGLPTDVPRYGIVSAQWAEQQLFVARCEPMGGDGYTLYPHPTQVIALMTALTNAGAVELDKNTAEIVRVEHGYPRFKHEITLDYIPLEADLWRAVSFHKGCYVGQEIIARMESRGRIAKLLRGLRLSAAPESLPAKVMADDKEVGDLTSAVCSPRFGWIGLAYLRRVYAEPGTTVTVFDRPATVCTLPFEMHEATGMKE; from the coding sequence ATGGAAGATGTTATATCGGCAAGCTATAACGCTATCTACAGTACCGTTGCAATCCTCGACGAATCAGATCGTGGACGGCTCTGGATGCGTGGTCGTGATCGGGCTGCGTTGCTCCATCGTCTCTCGACGAACGCTATTGAGCCGTTGCAACCCGGACAGGGTACCCTAACGGTCTTGACGACCCCCATCGGGCGAATGATCGATCTGCTGCGAGTATACGTACTGCCTGAAGCCTTATTGCTTGAAACGGGTGTTGGGCATGGGGCAGCCATTTTACGCCATTTGCGAAAGAATATCTTTTTCAACGATCAGGTAACGGTCGCTGATGCCGGCGCCGAGTTGGGGCAAATCGGCGTATATGGGCCGCAGGCAAGCCAGGTGCTCAAGACAATAGGATTACCCACCGATGTACCTCGCTATGGCATTGTGTCGGCACAGTGGGCTGAACAGCAACTATTCGTGGCCCGATGTGAACCCATGGGGGGCGACGGTTATACCCTCTACCCACACCCTACACAGGTCATAGCCCTTATGACCGCCCTGACCAACGCCGGCGCGGTCGAGCTTGATAAGAACACCGCCGAAATAGTTCGGGTTGAACACGGCTATCCACGTTTCAAGCACGAAATCACGCTGGATTACATTCCGCTCGAAGCCGATTTGTGGCGAGCGGTCAGTTTTCACAAAGGCTGTTACGTTGGTCAAGAGATCATAGCCCGTATGGAGAGCCGTGGTCGCATTGCCAAACTGTTGCGCGGTTTACGCCTATCGGCAGCTCCCGAATCGTTACCGGCGAAGGTCATGGCTGATGATAAAGAGGTTGGTGATCTGACCAGTGCTGTCTGCTCGCCACGTTTCGGTTGGATTGGGCTGGCGTATTTGCGGCGGGTATACGCTGAACCCGGCACGACAGTCACCGTGTTTGATCGTCCGGCAACGGTTTGTACACTGCCGTTTGAGATGCACGAAGCGACAGGAATGAAGGAATGA
- a CDS encoding cytochrome P450 — protein MLIHVPSPVSIRNLQRLRRDPLTLLTDLAMRGDVVEFWAGPQRMVLVNHPDCIREVLVTKNRAFVKGRVLERAKRLLGEGLLTSEGETHLRQRRLIQPAFHRQRLASYGPAMVAAAEARSSHWQDGAVLDMSRELMAITLRIVGVTLFSADTEADADQVFTAMHDLVAMFDLAVLPFADWLMALPLPPVRRFQQAKMRLDTIIYRIIAARRANPGDRDDLLSLLLAAVDDEGDGYRMTDTQLRDELMTLFLAGHETTANALTWALYLLATHPTIAATLHSELDTVLGERAPTVADLPSLSYTHWLFAEALRLYPPAWIIGRRAIAPVTIGDVPIKPDTIVLMSPWLMHHDSRFFPDPYRCDPLRHTPAAQATRPKFTFFPFGGGPRNCIGEPFAWMEGVLVLATLAQRWHVLPIPDHPIALQTGITLRPRYGMQLQLKLRRPVLQVP, from the coding sequence ATGCTAATCCATGTTCCTTCTCCTGTATCGATCCGAAATCTTCAGCGGTTGCGCCGTGATCCCCTAACATTACTGACCGATCTGGCAATGCGCGGTGATGTAGTGGAATTTTGGGCCGGACCACAACGCATGGTCTTAGTGAATCATCCTGACTGCATTCGCGAGGTGCTGGTCACTAAAAATCGGGCTTTTGTGAAGGGGCGCGTGCTCGAACGGGCCAAGCGATTGCTCGGCGAAGGATTGCTCACCAGCGAAGGTGAAACGCACCTCCGTCAACGACGGCTGATTCAGCCGGCTTTTCACCGTCAACGACTTGCGTCCTATGGCCCAGCCATGGTGGCTGCGGCTGAGGCACGGAGTAGCCACTGGCAAGATGGGGCCGTGCTGGATATGAGTCGTGAGTTGATGGCAATCACATTGCGGATTGTCGGGGTAACACTCTTTTCCGCCGATACCGAGGCTGATGCAGATCAAGTATTCACCGCAATGCATGATCTGGTGGCTATGTTTGATCTGGCTGTGTTACCCTTCGCCGACTGGTTGATGGCCTTACCGCTACCGCCGGTGCGGCGGTTTCAGCAGGCGAAGATGCGACTCGATACGATTATCTACCGGATCATCGCTGCTCGTCGTGCCAATCCTGGTGATCGAGACGATCTGCTTTCACTGTTGTTAGCAGCAGTCGATGACGAGGGAGATGGGTATCGCATGACAGACACCCAATTGCGCGACGAGTTGATGACACTCTTTCTAGCCGGTCATGAGACCACCGCAAATGCGTTGACGTGGGCACTTTATTTGTTGGCTACGCATCCAACAATTGCGGCAACGTTACATAGCGAACTTGATACCGTGCTTGGTGAACGTGCACCAACGGTAGCCGATCTGCCATCCTTGTCTTATACCCACTGGCTCTTTGCCGAAGCCTTACGTCTTTATCCACCGGCCTGGATCATTGGCCGACGAGCGATCGCGCCGGTGACGATTGGTGATGTACCGATCAAACCAGATACGATTGTTTTGATGAGTCCCTGGCTGATGCATCACGATAGTCGTTTCTTTCCCGATCCATACCGTTGTGATCCACTTCGTCATACACCAGCCGCACAGGCAACACGGCCAAAATTTACCTTTTTTCCCTTTGGTGGCGGGCCGCGTAATTGCATCGGCGAACCATTTGCCTGGATGGAGGGGGTGTTAGTGCTGGCTACCCTGGCACAACGGTGGCATGTGTTACCGATACCCGATCATCCGATTGCCTTGCAGACAGGCATTACGTTACGTCCTCGTTACGGCATGCAACTTCAGCTCAAGCTCCGTCGGCCAGTCTTGCAAGTGCCGTGA
- a CDS encoding SDR family NAD(P)-dependent oxidoreductase, whose translation MSVTGRLAGKITLITGGAGNIGSELTKRFLAEGATVIISGRNGAKLTALAEQMRSEAGVPAKRIDLEVMDGGNPADVRAGIAAIVARHGKIDILVNNAGSAGAQRRLADIPLTDAELGPGAEETLATSVANLLGMPWHLMRIAAPHIPPGGAIINISTIFSYAEYYGRIPYVTPKAALNALSQIAARELGARGIRVNTIFPGPIESERIHTVFQRMDQLKGSAEGDTAQQFLATMRLWRANDQGELERRFPTMSDVADAAVFLASAEAAALAGETIAVTHGMELPLRSETSLLARTDLRTIDASGRTTLICAGDQIEEVMALAGMLRTCGSEVIIGFRSATALAQFEQAVSESRHLAGATFTPPIALPLDPRDPTTIDAIFDWAGENTGGIHAAIILPASSREPSNQVIDVDDAHVMQFLADEIVGTIVIASRLARYWQSQRLTPGARARSPQVIFLSNGANAGGNVYGRIQSAAIEQLIRVWRHEAELDYARVTANGERVLPAVWTNQIVRFDNRSAEGLEFACAWTAQLLHSQRRISEITLNIPANISATTGARSASVGWAESLIGLHLGKVALITGGSAGIGGQIGRLLALSGARVMLAARDRHKLEQMQAMIRAELAEVGYTDVEDRVHIAPGCDVSSEEQLVDLVERTLAAFGTVDYLINNAGIAGVEEMVIDMPVEGWRNTLYANLISNYSLMRKLAPLMKKQGSGYILNVSSYFGGEKEAAIPYPNRADYAVSKAGQRAMAEVFARFLGPEVQINAIAPGPVEGDRLRGTGERPGLFARRARLILENKRLNELHAALITTARTDARPMRELIELLLPNDVVALEQNPATPPALRELAKRIRSEGDPAASSSSALLNRSIAAKLLARLINGGYELPADMFAHLPLPPDPFFTRAQIDREARKVRDGIMGMLYLQRMPTEFDVAMATVYYLADRNVSGETFHPSGGLRYERTPTGGELFGLPAPERLAELVGTIVYLIGEHLTEHLNLLARAYLERYGARQVVMIVETEAGAETMRRLLHDHVEAGRLMTIVAGDQIEAAIDRAIAHYGRPGPVVCTPFRPLPTAPLVGRKDSDWSTVLSEAEFADLCEHQLTHHFRVARKIALCDGASLALVTPETTATSSTEQFALANFVKTTLHAFTATIGVESERTAQRILINQVDLTRRARAEEPRDPYERQQELERFIEAVLLVTAPLPPEADTRYAGRIHRGRAITV comes from the coding sequence ATGAGTGTAACAGGGCGACTGGCAGGAAAGATTACGCTCATTACCGGCGGTGCTGGCAACATTGGTAGTGAACTGACAAAACGTTTTCTGGCTGAAGGAGCAACAGTTATTATTAGTGGGCGTAATGGCGCCAAACTCACTGCCCTGGCCGAACAGATGCGGTCAGAGGCTGGAGTTCCGGCGAAGCGGATCGACCTCGAAGTGATGGATGGGGGCAATCCGGCAGATGTGCGTGCCGGTATTGCGGCGATCGTTGCCCGTCATGGCAAGATTGATATTTTAGTGAACAATGCTGGTAGCGCAGGCGCCCAACGACGGTTAGCTGATATTCCGCTTACCGATGCCGAACTTGGTCCTGGCGCCGAAGAAACGCTGGCGACGAGCGTTGCAAATTTGCTTGGTATGCCGTGGCATTTGATGCGGATCGCTGCGCCACATATACCGCCAGGAGGAGCTATCATCAATATTTCGACTATCTTTTCGTATGCTGAGTACTATGGACGTATCCCGTATGTTACCCCGAAAGCTGCACTCAATGCGCTATCGCAGATTGCAGCCCGCGAGCTTGGTGCACGTGGTATTCGCGTGAATACTATTTTTCCTGGCCCGATTGAGAGCGAACGGATTCATACAGTCTTCCAGCGCATGGATCAATTGAAAGGTAGCGCGGAAGGTGATACAGCGCAGCAATTCTTGGCAACGATGCGATTGTGGCGGGCGAACGATCAGGGGGAACTTGAGCGCCGCTTCCCAACGATGAGTGATGTGGCCGATGCGGCAGTCTTTTTGGCCAGTGCTGAGGCAGCAGCCCTCGCTGGTGAAACAATTGCGGTTACCCACGGCATGGAACTTCCGCTGCGCAGCGAAACCAGCTTACTGGCGCGCACCGACTTACGCACGATCGATGCGAGTGGTCGGACTACACTGATCTGTGCTGGTGATCAGATCGAAGAGGTGATGGCGCTGGCCGGTATGTTACGCACGTGTGGTAGTGAAGTCATTATCGGCTTCCGTTCGGCCACAGCCCTAGCTCAGTTCGAGCAAGCAGTGAGTGAAAGTCGTCATTTAGCGGGTGCAACGTTTACCCCTCCAATTGCGTTACCACTCGATCCCCGTGATCCAACTACAATCGATGCGATCTTCGACTGGGCAGGAGAGAATACTGGTGGCATTCACGCAGCAATTATTCTCCCTGCTTCTAGCCGTGAACCGTCGAACCAAGTGATCGATGTTGATGATGCCCATGTCATGCAATTTCTGGCCGATGAGATTGTTGGTACGATTGTGATCGCCAGTCGCTTGGCCCGCTACTGGCAATCTCAGCGTCTGACGCCAGGCGCCCGTGCCCGAAGTCCACAGGTTATCTTCCTCTCGAATGGAGCGAATGCCGGAGGGAACGTGTACGGTCGCATTCAAAGTGCGGCTATCGAGCAGTTGATTCGGGTATGGCGTCACGAGGCCGAACTCGATTATGCCCGCGTGACTGCCAATGGTGAGCGGGTGTTACCGGCGGTGTGGACAAACCAGATTGTGCGCTTCGATAATCGCAGCGCCGAGGGGCTGGAATTCGCCTGTGCGTGGACGGCTCAGTTGCTCCATAGCCAACGCCGGATCAGCGAGATTACCCTCAACATTCCGGCTAATATCAGCGCTACCACTGGTGCGCGTAGTGCATCGGTGGGTTGGGCCGAAAGTCTGATCGGCTTACACCTGGGAAAGGTCGCGCTCATCACCGGAGGTAGTGCCGGCATTGGCGGCCAGATCGGTCGGCTACTGGCGCTCAGTGGTGCACGAGTGATGCTGGCAGCCCGCGATCGTCATAAACTAGAGCAGATGCAGGCCATGATTCGGGCCGAACTGGCCGAAGTCGGCTACACTGATGTTGAAGATCGGGTGCATATCGCACCGGGTTGCGATGTCAGCAGTGAAGAACAGCTTGTTGACCTCGTCGAACGTACCCTGGCCGCGTTTGGCACCGTTGACTATCTCATCAACAACGCCGGGATTGCCGGTGTAGAAGAGATGGTTATAGATATGCCGGTAGAGGGCTGGCGGAACACACTGTACGCTAACCTGATTAGTAACTACTCGCTAATGCGCAAACTGGCGCCCTTGATGAAAAAACAAGGTAGTGGCTATATCTTGAACGTTTCCTCCTATTTTGGCGGTGAAAAAGAGGCTGCCATTCCCTATCCCAATCGGGCTGACTATGCCGTCTCAAAGGCTGGTCAACGAGCAATGGCCGAGGTCTTTGCCCGCTTCCTAGGGCCTGAAGTACAGATCAACGCTATTGCGCCGGGACCAGTTGAAGGCGATCGCTTGCGTGGCACGGGTGAACGTCCTGGTCTTTTTGCCCGTCGGGCACGACTCATTTTAGAAAACAAGCGGCTTAATGAACTGCACGCGGCGCTGATAACCACTGCCCGTACCGACGCACGGCCGATGCGTGAGTTGATTGAACTGCTATTACCGAACGATGTGGTCGCGTTAGAGCAGAATCCCGCGACGCCGCCAGCACTACGCGAGCTGGCCAAACGCATTCGCAGTGAAGGTGATCCGGCAGCTTCTTCGAGCAGTGCACTGCTCAACCGCTCGATTGCCGCGAAGCTCCTCGCCCGCCTGATAAACGGCGGCTATGAGCTACCTGCCGATATGTTTGCGCATCTGCCGCTTCCACCCGACCCATTCTTTACCCGCGCCCAGATCGACCGCGAGGCGCGGAAGGTGCGCGATGGTATCATGGGTATGCTCTACCTGCAACGGATGCCAACCGAGTTTGATGTGGCGATGGCTACGGTTTACTATCTCGCCGACCGCAATGTCAGCGGTGAGACCTTCCACCCATCGGGCGGATTGCGCTACGAACGTACACCGACTGGCGGTGAGCTGTTTGGCCTGCCTGCTCCGGAGCGGCTGGCCGAGTTAGTTGGTACAATCGTGTACCTCATTGGCGAACACCTTACCGAGCATCTGAACCTCCTTGCACGGGCTTATCTCGAACGCTACGGTGCGCGCCAGGTTGTGATGATCGTAGAGACAGAAGCCGGTGCAGAGACGATGCGGCGCTTGCTCCACGATCATGTTGAGGCCGGTCGGCTGATGACGATTGTTGCCGGCGATCAGATTGAAGCAGCGATTGATCGGGCGATTGCGCACTATGGTCGTCCTGGGCCGGTAGTATGTACACCTTTCCGTCCTCTGCCCACCGCACCACTAGTTGGCCGGAAAGATAGCGACTGGAGTACAGTGCTGAGTGAGGCCGAATTTGCTGACTTGTGTGAACATCAACTGACCCACCACTTCCGGGTGGCGCGCAAAATTGCCTTGTGCGACGGTGCGAGCCTGGCGTTGGTCACACCAGAAACCACCGCTACGTCGAGTACCGAACAATTTGCGCTGGCGAACTTTGTCAAAACAACCTTACACGCCTTTACTGCGACCATCGGTGTCGAAAGTGAACGTACTGCGCAGCGTATTCTGATCAATCAGGTAGACCTGACCCGTCGGGCGCGCGCCGAAGAGCCCCGCGATCCGTATGAACGCCAGCAAGAACTCGAACGTTTCATCGAAGCTGTACTCCTGGTGACCGCGCCACTTCCACCTGAAGCAGACACGCGCTACGCTGGCCGAATCCATCGTGGGAGAGCGATAACAGTGTAA
- a CDS encoding PIG-L deacetylase family protein, whose amino-acid sequence MHVSREPILVIAAHADDIEFAAAGTIAGWAAEGYPITYCIITDGSAGSNEPGILSADLIKRRQDEQRAAAHVLGVQDVRFLGYRDGILQPTLELRRELTRLIRAVRPFRVLCQDPTLVFAGSTYINHPDHRAAGEAAIYAVFPSAETRPIFPELLAEGYEPHKVRELYLMFPAAPDLYLDISDRIEQKIESLLCHRSQLGPDVADWVRKWDAENGARIGVAYAEVFRVIRLVDN is encoded by the coding sequence ATGCACGTCTCACGCGAGCCGATCCTGGTCATTGCTGCACATGCCGACGATATTGAGTTTGCCGCTGCCGGAACGATTGCCGGTTGGGCAGCGGAAGGCTATCCCATTACGTACTGCATCATCACTGATGGGTCGGCTGGCTCGAACGAACCGGGGATACTTTCAGCAGACCTGATCAAGCGTCGCCAGGACGAACAACGTGCAGCAGCGCACGTCCTTGGGGTGCAAGATGTGCGCTTCCTTGGTTACCGTGATGGTATCCTCCAGCCAACACTCGAGCTACGACGCGAACTAACCCGACTCATTCGCGCTGTACGTCCCTTCCGGGTCCTTTGTCAGGACCCAACGCTTGTCTTTGCCGGCAGCACCTACATCAACCATCCTGATCACCGTGCCGCCGGTGAAGCGGCGATCTACGCTGTTTTCCCGAGCGCTGAAACGCGCCCGATCTTTCCGGAATTGTTGGCCGAAGGGTATGAACCGCACAAAGTGCGCGAACTCTATTTGATGTTCCCGGCTGCCCCTGATCTCTACCTCGACATCAGCGATCGGATTGAGCAGAAGATCGAAAGTTTGCTCTGTCATCGTTCACAGCTTGGCCCCGACGTTGCTGATTGGGTGCGTAAGTGGGACGCCGAGAACGGCGCACGGATTGGCGTTGCTTACGCTGAAGTATTCCGGGTTATTCGCCTCGTCGATAATTAA